In Neodiprion pinetum isolate iyNeoPine1 chromosome 6, iyNeoPine1.2, whole genome shotgun sequence, one genomic interval encodes:
- the LOC124221919 gene encoding NADH-cytochrome b5 reductase 2 isoform X2, with product MLNTHSVVFPILAAVGIIVATAWVAKVYISKGKSGGRKKRSSPVTLVDPTTKYPLPLSEKEVLSHDTRRYRFQLPSSQHILGLPTGQHIHLSAKIGGDVVIRAYTPVSSDEDHGFVDLVVKVYFKNVHPKFPDGGKMSQYLESLKIGDTIDFRGPSGRLVYNGAGSFSIKVLRKDPPVQHSVKKLAMIAGGTGITPMLQLIRQITKDPSDDTQLALLFANQTEKDILLRDELETVAKAHPQQFKLWYTLDTSSEGWQYSTGHINADMISKHLFPPSDDTIVLMCGPPPMINFACNPNLDKLGYDAKLRFAY from the exons ATGTTAAATACACATTCGGTG GTTTTTCCCATCCTTGCCGCGGTAGGGATTATAGTAGCCACAGCATGGGTGGCAAAAGTTTACATATCCAAAGGAAAATCCGGAGGTCGCAAGAAGAGGTCTTCGCCAGTCACCCTTGTTGATCCAACGACAAAGTACCCGTTGCCATTATCAGAAAAAGAAGTACTAAGCCATGACACACGTCGCTATCGGTTTCAACTTCCATCATCTCAACACATTCTGGGCCTTCCTACCGGACAGCACATTCATCTCTCAGCCAAGATCGGAGGAGATGTAGTGATCAGAGCTTATACGCCTGTATCAAGTGATGAAGATCATGGCTTTGTAGATCTCGTCGTCAAG GtgtatttcaaaaatgtccACCCGAAATTCCCTGATGGTGGCAAAATGTCGCAATATTTGGAAAGTCTGAAAATTGGCGACACTATCGATTTCCGTGGTCCTTCTGGCCGCCTTGTTTACAACGGGGCTGGCAGTTTCTCCATAAAGGTTCTCAGGAAAGACCCGCCAGTACAACATTCCGTTAAGAAG TTGGCCATGATCGCTGGAGGAACCGGTATCACGCCGATGCTGCAGCTAATCCGTCAGATAACCAAGGATCCGTCGGACGATACTCAACTCGCTTTGTTATTCGCAAACCAAACGGAAAAGGACATATTATTACGAGATGAATTGGAAACGGTTGCAAAGGCGCATCCTCAACAGTTTAAACTTTGGTATACGCTTGATACGAGTAGCGAAGGTTGGCAGTACAGTACTGGCCACATAAACGCGGATATGATATCAAAGCATCTCTTCCCCCCATCTGATGACACTATCGTTCTGATGTGCGGCCCTCCTCCCATGATAAACTTTGCCTGCAATCCGAATCTGGATAAACTCGGTTATGACGCTAAGCTCAGGTTTGCTTATTAA
- the LOC124221919 gene encoding NADH-cytochrome b5 reductase 2 isoform X3: MSLWWLVFPILAAVGIIVATAWVAKVYISKGKSGGRKKRSSPVTLVDPTTKYPLPLSEKEVLSHDTRRYRFQLPSSQHILGLPTGQHIHLSAKIGGDVVIRAYTPVSSDEDHGFVDLVVKVYFKNVHPKFPDGGKMSQYLESLKIGDTIDFRGPSGRLVYNGAGSFSIKVLRKDPPVQHSVKKLAMIAGGTGITPMLQLIRQITKDPSDDTQLALLFANQTEKDILLRDELETVAKAHPQQFKLWYTLDTSSEGWQYSTGHINADMISKHLFPPSDDTIVLMCGPPPMINFACNPNLDKLGYDAKLRFAY, from the exons ATGTCGTTGTGGTGGctg GTTTTTCCCATCCTTGCCGCGGTAGGGATTATAGTAGCCACAGCATGGGTGGCAAAAGTTTACATATCCAAAGGAAAATCCGGAGGTCGCAAGAAGAGGTCTTCGCCAGTCACCCTTGTTGATCCAACGACAAAGTACCCGTTGCCATTATCAGAAAAAGAAGTACTAAGCCATGACACACGTCGCTATCGGTTTCAACTTCCATCATCTCAACACATTCTGGGCCTTCCTACCGGACAGCACATTCATCTCTCAGCCAAGATCGGAGGAGATGTAGTGATCAGAGCTTATACGCCTGTATCAAGTGATGAAGATCATGGCTTTGTAGATCTCGTCGTCAAG GtgtatttcaaaaatgtccACCCGAAATTCCCTGATGGTGGCAAAATGTCGCAATATTTGGAAAGTCTGAAAATTGGCGACACTATCGATTTCCGTGGTCCTTCTGGCCGCCTTGTTTACAACGGGGCTGGCAGTTTCTCCATAAAGGTTCTCAGGAAAGACCCGCCAGTACAACATTCCGTTAAGAAG TTGGCCATGATCGCTGGAGGAACCGGTATCACGCCGATGCTGCAGCTAATCCGTCAGATAACCAAGGATCCGTCGGACGATACTCAACTCGCTTTGTTATTCGCAAACCAAACGGAAAAGGACATATTATTACGAGATGAATTGGAAACGGTTGCAAAGGCGCATCCTCAACAGTTTAAACTTTGGTATACGCTTGATACGAGTAGCGAAGGTTGGCAGTACAGTACTGGCCACATAAACGCGGATATGATATCAAAGCATCTCTTCCCCCCATCTGATGACACTATCGTTCTGATGTGCGGCCCTCCTCCCATGATAAACTTTGCCTGCAATCCGAATCTGGATAAACTCGGTTATGACGCTAAGCTCAGGTTTGCTTATTAA
- the LOC124221919 gene encoding NADH-cytochrome b5 reductase 2 isoform X1 has product MFGDSLDVSAVFPILAAVGIIVATAWVAKVYISKGKSGGRKKRSSPVTLVDPTTKYPLPLSEKEVLSHDTRRYRFQLPSSQHILGLPTGQHIHLSAKIGGDVVIRAYTPVSSDEDHGFVDLVVKVYFKNVHPKFPDGGKMSQYLESLKIGDTIDFRGPSGRLVYNGAGSFSIKVLRKDPPVQHSVKKLAMIAGGTGITPMLQLIRQITKDPSDDTQLALLFANQTEKDILLRDELETVAKAHPQQFKLWYTLDTSSEGWQYSTGHINADMISKHLFPPSDDTIVLMCGPPPMINFACNPNLDKLGYDAKLRFAY; this is encoded by the exons ATGTTCGGTGACTCGCTCGATGTCTCTGCG GTTTTTCCCATCCTTGCCGCGGTAGGGATTATAGTAGCCACAGCATGGGTGGCAAAAGTTTACATATCCAAAGGAAAATCCGGAGGTCGCAAGAAGAGGTCTTCGCCAGTCACCCTTGTTGATCCAACGACAAAGTACCCGTTGCCATTATCAGAAAAAGAAGTACTAAGCCATGACACACGTCGCTATCGGTTTCAACTTCCATCATCTCAACACATTCTGGGCCTTCCTACCGGACAGCACATTCATCTCTCAGCCAAGATCGGAGGAGATGTAGTGATCAGAGCTTATACGCCTGTATCAAGTGATGAAGATCATGGCTTTGTAGATCTCGTCGTCAAG GtgtatttcaaaaatgtccACCCGAAATTCCCTGATGGTGGCAAAATGTCGCAATATTTGGAAAGTCTGAAAATTGGCGACACTATCGATTTCCGTGGTCCTTCTGGCCGCCTTGTTTACAACGGGGCTGGCAGTTTCTCCATAAAGGTTCTCAGGAAAGACCCGCCAGTACAACATTCCGTTAAGAAG TTGGCCATGATCGCTGGAGGAACCGGTATCACGCCGATGCTGCAGCTAATCCGTCAGATAACCAAGGATCCGTCGGACGATACTCAACTCGCTTTGTTATTCGCAAACCAAACGGAAAAGGACATATTATTACGAGATGAATTGGAAACGGTTGCAAAGGCGCATCCTCAACAGTTTAAACTTTGGTATACGCTTGATACGAGTAGCGAAGGTTGGCAGTACAGTACTGGCCACATAAACGCGGATATGATATCAAAGCATCTCTTCCCCCCATCTGATGACACTATCGTTCTGATGTGCGGCCCTCCTCCCATGATAAACTTTGCCTGCAATCCGAATCTGGATAAACTCGGTTATGACGCTAAGCTCAGGTTTGCTTATTAA
- the LOC124221921 gene encoding uncharacterized protein, translating to MITWVLVIALITSVTWVSEAVIVKEVSAGHLAELPCPSIDDNHRFMYWELSNKNNIIGPGNPQNPEKYNYQVLTGKLMIRGVSTAESGFYKCISRGINDESVISMETVELIVTRDWEDVWENDFETNLLRSLAAVMVIVVIIALLLYVITTKRRRNLKYFDMEPSRENSPVNYRDGTRRSAGVVRNNTPPPEEIGIENAAVDVDFPKVFSKMHQEQAVEIP from the exons ATGATTACATGGGTACTGGTGATAGCTCTCATAACGAGCGTAACATGGGTTAGTGAAGCTGTGATTGTGAAAGAAGTTAGTGCTGGCCATTTAGCCGAATTGCCATGCCCAAGTATCGACGACAATCATCGTTTCATGTATTGGGAGCTctctaataaaaataatatcataGGTCCAGGAAACCCACAGAACCCAGAAAAATACAACTACCAAGTACTAACTGGGAAGCTCATGATTAGG GGTGTTTCGACTGCTGAATCTGGTTTTTATAAATGTATCTCGAGAGGTATAAATGATGAATCTGTCATCAGTATGGAAACGGTTGAGCTGATAGTTACAAGAGACTGGGAAGATGTCTGGGAGAATGACTTTGAG acAAACTTATTGAGAAGCTTGGCCGCTGTTATGGTAATAGTTGTAATCATCGCCTTGCTACTGTACGTAATTACGACCAAACGACGTAGAAATCTTAAATATTTTG ATATGGAACCATCAAGGGAAAACTCACCAGTCAATTATAGAGATGGAACACGTAGGTCTGCAGGAGTAGTTCGCAATAACACGCCACCTCCAGAAGAAATAGGCATTGAGAATGCAGCAGTGGATGTTGATTTCCCAAAAGTATTTAGTAAGATGCATCAGGAGCAGGCTGTTGAGAttccataa
- the Mad1 gene encoding mitotic spindle assembly checkpoint protein MAD1 → MGDDDPTCVVKMIKDLRSGSGGYQRNSLTSSGLRLSSASYIPSSSIISDIDNDDSKRTPKRPRLDETNTSLNRSSLDGAPGSPWEWRRLRGEVISLRTRLSHQEATVDQLHGVRRQMEQVFDKQKKLFEMQAEQDKQSIKLLEARLDMARQTTQEAIEAQTNAERETALVKMKLDQKTLALMNDNARLQDETRQANSQHRQQIPPSDCNEDVTEITLKLEATEKRILQLEESLREARSGQQKSELLELEVQNLKMKIEKLESERSLCEEGKAMAARAARASDLERELHAANKQVSTLRESVKGKLLLEEQICSMQQRVQHTEKLELRIANLEAQRAELLSQIREYESIGITGGPLALKKELQRLQQTELILTAEEGQLKSKMESAQRECQNLSKKYEEAKTIANDMTGVREKLNKLVSRLQKKMMLVTRERDSYRQQLDLYEKEMTVDGHSVLTERVPALERAIDGYRELVSKLESDLEAADDCVQKGQCQKLREEIERLKGELEHRALKGDFNCNARILHFKMNPAALAERQADEKYEALLREVEELRTRTASGTLNLGPVGSSVQAQEIAELKQTHEIKITRLKEAFKAASQEYRQACYQLFGWRVDRTKEGRYKLSSQYAESPDDFLFFQVGEEGVDLLETDFSATLGSLIECHLQRQHSVPMFINAVQTELFSQQTAATVTS, encoded by the exons ATGGGTGACGACGATCCAACCTGTGTTGTCAAAATGATCAAGGATCTGCGATCAGGTTCTGGAGGCTATCAACGCAATAGCCTAACGTCTTCCGGGTTACGGTTGTCCTCGGCGTCTTACATTCCCTCTTCTTCTATCATCAGTGACATCGATAATGATGATAGCAAACGTACCCCAAAACGACCTAGACTAGATGAAACGAATACCAGTCTTAACAGATCTAGTCTGGATGGCGCACCTGGAAGTCCATGGGAATGGAGAAGGTTGAGGGGAGAG GTAATTTCGTTGCGAACAAGACTGTCGCACCAAGAGGCCACAGTGGATCAGCTCCATGGTGTTAGAAGGCAAATGGAACAAGTCTTTgacaagcaaaaaaaattgtttgaaatgcAGGCTGAACAAGATAAACAGTCAATAAAACTGCTAGAAGCTAGATTGGACATGGCCCGGCAAACAACACAAGAAGCTATAGAGGCCCAGACTAATGCTGAAAGAGAGACTGCCCTG GTGAAGATGAAACTAGATCAGAAAACCCTTGCATTGATGAATGACAATGCAAGACTTCAGGATGAAACTAGACAAGCCAACAGCCAGCATCGGCAGCAAATCCCACCAAGTGATTGTAATGAGGATGTAACAGAAATAACACTGAAACTCGAAGCTACTGAGAAGAGAATTCTACAACTAGAAGAGAGCCTCAGAGAGGCCAGAAGTGGCCAGCAGAAGAGTGAATTGCTGGAATTAGAAgtacaaaatttgaagatgaaaattgaaaagttagAATCTGAACGATCGCTATGTGAGGAGGGCAAAGCAATGGCGGCCAGAGCTGCACGTGCTAGCGATCTAGAGCGAGAACTTCATGCCGCCAATAAACAGGTTTCTACTTTGCGAGAATCGGTAAAAGGAAAGTTGCTACTCGAAGAACAAATCTGCAGCATGCAACAAAG GGTTCAGCATAcagagaagttggagctgcgaATTGCAAACCTCGAAGCACAGCGGGCGGAGCTACTGTCACAAATTAGGGAGTATGAGTCGATTGGTATTACTGGTGGACCACTAGCGctaaaaaaagaattacaaCGTTTGCAACAAACGGAACTGATCTTAACAGCCGAAGAAGGTCAATTAAAGTCAAAGATGGAATCTGCTCAGAGAGAATGTCAAAACCTTAGTAAAAAGTACGAGGAAGCTAAGACGATAGCAAACGATATGACAGGTGTCAgggaaaaattgaacaaattagtTAGCAGGCTACAAAAGAAAATGATGCTAGTTACCCGAGAACGAGACAGTTACAGACAGCAACTCGACTTGTACGAAAAGGAAATGACCGTTGATGGCCATAGTGTACTTACCGAACGAGTACCAGCTTTGGAACGAGCCATAGACGGATACAG GGAGCTTGTCAGCAAATTAGAGTCAGATTTAGAAGCTGCCGATGATTGTGTGCAGAAGGGTCAGTGCCAAAAGTTACGAGAAGAGATCGAGAGACTCAAGGGTGAGCTAGAACACAGAGCTCTAAAAGGAGATTTCAATTGCAATGCAAGGATCCTTCACTTCAAGATGAATCCAGCCGCTCTAGCAGAGAGACAGGCGGACGAAAAGTACGAAGCTCTTCTACGAGAGGTCGAGGAACTCAGGACTAGAACGGCCTCTGGCACTTTGAATCTGGGACCCGTAGGATCATCTGTTCAAGCTCAAG AAATTGCCGAGCTCAAGCAGACTCATGAGATCAAGATCACTCGCCTGAAAGAAGCATTCAAGGCGGCTTCGCAGGAGTACCGCCAGGCCTGCTATCAGCTTTTTGGATGGCGAGTCGACAGGACAAAGGAGGGACGGTACAAGCTATCGAGTCAGTACGCAGAGTCGCCGGACGACTTTCTATTCTTCCAAGTTGGCGAGGAAGGCGTTGATCTTTTGGAAACCGATTTTTCCGCAACTCTCGGTAGCCTCATAGAGTGTCACCTACAGAGACAGCACAGTGTCCCGATGTTTATAAATGCCGTTCAAACGGAACTTTTCTCTCAACAGACCGCTGCGACTGTGACAAGCTGA
- the LOC124221918 gene encoding uncharacterized protein isoform X2, with product MAVNRRVKRFDFFGKTGRFSRREIGDMQPAASERPIMPRLALLAAAGVFFYCCCTMRGIRLGGVEALELTRLDVPLFVDPRSAKVALRCEYDLEGAGLYSVKWYRNDFEFFRYRPGAQPPGQAFPLLEVKVDLERSDAEQITLLGQEEGVNLAGSYMCEVSTEGPQFLIKEKTANMSVAVVPKRDPVLEGVRPTYDLGELLQAECTSAPGYPPANLTFILNDKQVPSALTRNLTPDVTLPMDVGGQPLQLSTTRLGLTLRLERGHFPGSSLSLVCLSTLPGISAARARKTEVTSTLAASSGRLQQEPPAPSSATLNFLSINFLPLSLTVIIISGKFLDAELPFAQSTISRGY from the exons ATGGCAGTCAATCG TCGGGTCAAGAGATTCgacttttttggtaaaaccGGCCGATTTTCGCGACGAGAAATCGGAGATATGCAGCCGGCCGCGTCTGAGCGGCCGATCATGCCGCGACTCGCACTACTTGCCGCTGCTGGCGTCTTTTTCTACTGCTGCTGCACGATGAGAGGGATTCGTTTAG GTGGCGTCGAAGCTCTGGAGCTGACGAGGCTGGACGTACCGCTGTTCGTCGATCCGAGATCGGCAAAGGTCGCGCTACGGTGCGAATACGACTTGGAAGGGGCGGGGCTCTACTCGGTGAAGTGGTACAGAAAcgactttgaatttttccgctACAGGCCTGGGGCCCAGCCACCCGGACAGGCTTTCCCCCTCTTGGAGGTAAAAGTCGACCTCGAGCGATCCGACGCCGAGCAAATTACTCTCCTGGGGCAGGAAG AAGGGGTCAACCTCGCCGGATCCTACATGTGCGAAGTCTCGACCGAAGGACCCCAATTCCTCATCAAAGAAAAAACGGCCAATATGAGCGTCGCCGTCGTGCCCAAGAGGGATCCCGTCCTCGAGGGCGTTAGGCCGACCTACGACCTCGGCGAACTGCTCCAGGCAGAGTGCACCTCCGCCCCCGGCTACCCTCCTGCCAACCTGACCTTCATCCTCAACGACAAGCAG GTTCCGTCGGCGCTGACGCGAAACCTGACGCCGGATGTGACGCTCCCCATGGACGTCGGAGGTCAGCCTCTTCAGCTATCAACGACACGCCTGGGGTTGACGCTGCGACTCGAACGCGGCCACTTTCCAGGCTCAAGCCTGAGTCTCGTCTGTCTTTCCACCCTGCCCGGGATCTCGGCGGCACGAGCGAGAAAAACGGAAGTGACGTCGACGCTGGCGGCGAGCAGCGGCCGCCTCCAGCAGGAACCTCCGGCGCCCTCTTCGGCGACCCTTAATTTTctctcgataaattttttaccgttaTCCCTGACGGTGATTATTATATCCGGGAAATTCCTTGACGCCGAATTACCCTTCGCGCAATCAACCATCTCCCGAGGTTACTAG
- the LOC124221918 gene encoding uncharacterized protein isoform X1, whose protein sequence is MNNRAVVKPPRIADRRRSRRPVLLFRVKRFDFFGKTGRFSRREIGDMQPAASERPIMPRLALLAAAGVFFYCCCTMRGIRLGGVEALELTRLDVPLFVDPRSAKVALRCEYDLEGAGLYSVKWYRNDFEFFRYRPGAQPPGQAFPLLEVKVDLERSDAEQITLLGQEEGVNLAGSYMCEVSTEGPQFLIKEKTANMSVAVVPKRDPVLEGVRPTYDLGELLQAECTSAPGYPPANLTFILNDKQVPSALTRNLTPDVTLPMDVGGQPLQLSTTRLGLTLRLERGHFPGSSLSLVCLSTLPGISAARARKTEVTSTLAASSGRLQQEPPAPSSATLNFLSINFLPLSLTVIIISGKFLDAELPFAQSTISRGY, encoded by the exons ATGAATAACCGAGCGGTGGTGAAACCGCCGCGGATCGCCGATCGCCGCCGATCTCGCCGGCCGGTTTTATTATT TCGGGTCAAGAGATTCgacttttttggtaaaaccGGCCGATTTTCGCGACGAGAAATCGGAGATATGCAGCCGGCCGCGTCTGAGCGGCCGATCATGCCGCGACTCGCACTACTTGCCGCTGCTGGCGTCTTTTTCTACTGCTGCTGCACGATGAGAGGGATTCGTTTAG GTGGCGTCGAAGCTCTGGAGCTGACGAGGCTGGACGTACCGCTGTTCGTCGATCCGAGATCGGCAAAGGTCGCGCTACGGTGCGAATACGACTTGGAAGGGGCGGGGCTCTACTCGGTGAAGTGGTACAGAAAcgactttgaatttttccgctACAGGCCTGGGGCCCAGCCACCCGGACAGGCTTTCCCCCTCTTGGAGGTAAAAGTCGACCTCGAGCGATCCGACGCCGAGCAAATTACTCTCCTGGGGCAGGAAG AAGGGGTCAACCTCGCCGGATCCTACATGTGCGAAGTCTCGACCGAAGGACCCCAATTCCTCATCAAAGAAAAAACGGCCAATATGAGCGTCGCCGTCGTGCCCAAGAGGGATCCCGTCCTCGAGGGCGTTAGGCCGACCTACGACCTCGGCGAACTGCTCCAGGCAGAGTGCACCTCCGCCCCCGGCTACCCTCCTGCCAACCTGACCTTCATCCTCAACGACAAGCAG GTTCCGTCGGCGCTGACGCGAAACCTGACGCCGGATGTGACGCTCCCCATGGACGTCGGAGGTCAGCCTCTTCAGCTATCAACGACACGCCTGGGGTTGACGCTGCGACTCGAACGCGGCCACTTTCCAGGCTCAAGCCTGAGTCTCGTCTGTCTTTCCACCCTGCCCGGGATCTCGGCGGCACGAGCGAGAAAAACGGAAGTGACGTCGACGCTGGCGGCGAGCAGCGGCCGCCTCCAGCAGGAACCTCCGGCGCCCTCTTCGGCGACCCTTAATTTTctctcgataaattttttaccgttaTCCCTGACGGTGATTATTATATCCGGGAAATTCCTTGACGCCGAATTACCCTTCGCGCAATCAACCATCTCCCGAGGTTACTAG
- the LOC124221918 gene encoding uncharacterized protein isoform X4 codes for MQPAASERPIMPRLALLAAAGVFFYCCCTMRGIRLGGVEALELTRLDVPLFVDPRSAKVALRCEYDLEGAGLYSVKWYRNDFEFFRYRPGAQPPGQAFPLLEVKVDLERSDAEQITLLGQEEGVNLAGSYMCEVSTEGPQFLIKEKTANMSVAVVPKRDPVLEGVRPTYDLGELLQAECTSAPGYPPANLTFILNDKQVPSALTRNLTPDVTLPMDVGGQPLQLSTTRLGLTLRLERGHFPGSSLSLVCLSTLPGISAARARKTEVTSTLAASSGRLQQEPPAPSSATLNFLSINFLPLSLTVIIISGKFLDAELPFAQSTISRGY; via the exons ATGCAGCCGGCCGCGTCTGAGCGGCCGATCATGCCGCGACTCGCACTACTTGCCGCTGCTGGCGTCTTTTTCTACTGCTGCTGCACGATGAGAGGGATTCGTTTAG GTGGCGTCGAAGCTCTGGAGCTGACGAGGCTGGACGTACCGCTGTTCGTCGATCCGAGATCGGCAAAGGTCGCGCTACGGTGCGAATACGACTTGGAAGGGGCGGGGCTCTACTCGGTGAAGTGGTACAGAAAcgactttgaatttttccgctACAGGCCTGGGGCCCAGCCACCCGGACAGGCTTTCCCCCTCTTGGAGGTAAAAGTCGACCTCGAGCGATCCGACGCCGAGCAAATTACTCTCCTGGGGCAGGAAG AAGGGGTCAACCTCGCCGGATCCTACATGTGCGAAGTCTCGACCGAAGGACCCCAATTCCTCATCAAAGAAAAAACGGCCAATATGAGCGTCGCCGTCGTGCCCAAGAGGGATCCCGTCCTCGAGGGCGTTAGGCCGACCTACGACCTCGGCGAACTGCTCCAGGCAGAGTGCACCTCCGCCCCCGGCTACCCTCCTGCCAACCTGACCTTCATCCTCAACGACAAGCAG GTTCCGTCGGCGCTGACGCGAAACCTGACGCCGGATGTGACGCTCCCCATGGACGTCGGAGGTCAGCCTCTTCAGCTATCAACGACACGCCTGGGGTTGACGCTGCGACTCGAACGCGGCCACTTTCCAGGCTCAAGCCTGAGTCTCGTCTGTCTTTCCACCCTGCCCGGGATCTCGGCGGCACGAGCGAGAAAAACGGAAGTGACGTCGACGCTGGCGGCGAGCAGCGGCCGCCTCCAGCAGGAACCTCCGGCGCCCTCTTCGGCGACCCTTAATTTTctctcgataaattttttaccgttaTCCCTGACGGTGATTATTATATCCGGGAAATTCCTTGACGCCGAATTACCCTTCGCGCAATCAACCATCTCCCGAGGTTACTAG
- the LOC124221918 gene encoding uncharacterized protein isoform X3 — translation MPHPTLYICGVEALELTRLDVPLFVDPRSAKVALRCEYDLEGAGLYSVKWYRNDFEFFRYRPGAQPPGQAFPLLEVKVDLERSDAEQITLLGQEEGVNLAGSYMCEVSTEGPQFLIKEKTANMSVAVVPKRDPVLEGVRPTYDLGELLQAECTSAPGYPPANLTFILNDKQVPSALTRNLTPDVTLPMDVGGQPLQLSTTRLGLTLRLERGHFPGSSLSLVCLSTLPGISAARARKTEVTSTLAASSGRLQQEPPAPSSATLNFLSINFLPLSLTVIIISGKFLDAELPFAQSTISRGY, via the exons ATGCCCCATCCTACACTTTATATCT GTGGCGTCGAAGCTCTGGAGCTGACGAGGCTGGACGTACCGCTGTTCGTCGATCCGAGATCGGCAAAGGTCGCGCTACGGTGCGAATACGACTTGGAAGGGGCGGGGCTCTACTCGGTGAAGTGGTACAGAAAcgactttgaatttttccgctACAGGCCTGGGGCCCAGCCACCCGGACAGGCTTTCCCCCTCTTGGAGGTAAAAGTCGACCTCGAGCGATCCGACGCCGAGCAAATTACTCTCCTGGGGCAGGAAG AAGGGGTCAACCTCGCCGGATCCTACATGTGCGAAGTCTCGACCGAAGGACCCCAATTCCTCATCAAAGAAAAAACGGCCAATATGAGCGTCGCCGTCGTGCCCAAGAGGGATCCCGTCCTCGAGGGCGTTAGGCCGACCTACGACCTCGGCGAACTGCTCCAGGCAGAGTGCACCTCCGCCCCCGGCTACCCTCCTGCCAACCTGACCTTCATCCTCAACGACAAGCAG GTTCCGTCGGCGCTGACGCGAAACCTGACGCCGGATGTGACGCTCCCCATGGACGTCGGAGGTCAGCCTCTTCAGCTATCAACGACACGCCTGGGGTTGACGCTGCGACTCGAACGCGGCCACTTTCCAGGCTCAAGCCTGAGTCTCGTCTGTCTTTCCACCCTGCCCGGGATCTCGGCGGCACGAGCGAGAAAAACGGAAGTGACGTCGACGCTGGCGGCGAGCAGCGGCCGCCTCCAGCAGGAACCTCCGGCGCCCTCTTCGGCGACCCTTAATTTTctctcgataaattttttaccgttaTCCCTGACGGTGATTATTATATCCGGGAAATTCCTTGACGCCGAATTACCCTTCGCGCAATCAACCATCTCCCGAGGTTACTAG